The window CAGCGTGCCGGCCGGTTGCGTGACCGATCCGACCGGTGGCGGATGTGACTCCGAGCGGGCGCAGGCGCTGGCCTCGATCCTTGGTGCCGCGCCGCGCTTCGGTGCCGCCCTGATGGGCAGCCTGGTGGTCGCGCTGCTGCTGCGCTGGGTGAGCCGATCCTGGCGACCGGCCAGCCTCGGGCTCGCCTCGGCGGTTGTCGGCGGTGGGCTCTCCACGGTGCTGTACAGCGTGGTCACCGGTCAGCAACTCGGCTGACCCCGGGGCCGCGTCGGCCCCGGTCCCGACTCCGGTGCTGCAACGAGTGAAGGCCGCACCCGAGGGTGCGGCCTTCACTCGTCAGTCCCGAACTAGCGGCTCTGCACCACGTTCAGGTCGAACTTGGCGGTGACCTCCGGGTGCAGCTTGACCCGCACCGGGTACGCACCGACCGACTTGATGTGGCCGGGCAGTTCCAGCCGGCGCCGGTCGAGGACCGGGCCGCCGGCGGCCTTGACCGCGTCGACGACCTCGGCCGGGGTGACCGAGCCGAAGAGGCGGCCGCCTTCGCCGGCACGCGCCTTGAGGCTGATCTTGAGGCCCTGGAGCTGGCCCGCAACCTCGGTGGCGTGGCCGAGGTCGCGGATCTCACGGGTCGAGCGGGCCCGCTTGATGACCGAGACCTGCTTCTCCGCACCCTTGGTCCACACGATGGCGAAGCCCTGCGGCAGCAGGTAGTTACGGCCGTAGCCGTCCTTCACCTCGAGGACGTCGCCCGGGGAACCGAGACCGGACACTTCCTGCGTCAGGATGACCTTCATATCGGCGTCTCCTCTCAGCGGGCCGTGGCCGTGTACGGCAGGAGCGCCATCTCACGGGCGTTCTTGACCGCACGGGCGATCTGGCGCTGCTGCTGGGAGGTAACCCCGGTCACCCGCCGAGCGCGGATCTTGCCGCGATCGGAGATGAACTTCCGCAGCAACGCGGTGTCCTTGTAGTCGATATAGGTGATCCCGTCCTTGTCGAGCGGGTTCACCTTCTTCTTCGGCTTGCGCAGTGCCGCAGCCTTTGCCATTGACCTTGCTCCTGGTTTGCGATCTCGAGTACTCGGCGGTGCCATCAGAAAGGAGGCTCCTCATCGAAGTTTCCGCCGCCCGAACCGGAGGGCGAGGAGGACGGGGCTGCCGTGGCCCAGGGGTCGTCGAAGTTTCCTCCGCCACCCTGCTGGCCACCACCGCCACCGCCACCGCCGGAGGCACCGAAGCCGCCACCGCCGCCACCGGAGCGCGACATCTTCTGCACCTTCGCCGTGGCGTACCGCAGCGACGGGCCGATCTCGTCGACCTCCAGCTCGATGACGGTGCGCTTCTCACCCTCGCGGGTCTCGTAAGACCGCTGGCGCAGCCGACCCGAGACGATCACGCGGGCACCCCGCTGCAGCGACTCGGCGACATGCTCCGCTGCCTGCCGCCATACGGTGCAGGCAAGGAAGAGCGGGTCCCCGTCCTTCCACTCGTTCGTGGCCCGGTCCATGAACCGGGGCGTCGAGGCGATCCGGAACTTGGCGACCGCCGCACCGGACGGGGTGAAACGCAACTCGGGGTCATCAGTCAGGTTGCCGATGACCGTAATGGTGGTATCTCCTGCCATGGCCAACTCCTCGCGCACTCATAAGCCTCCGCCGTAGGCTGCCAGAGCAGTACGACAGAGCGCTTGAGGCTGATCCGGGCGTGCCGGGAAAGAATGCGCGTCAGCGCGTTTCCGGCCGGATGACCTTGGTGCGCAGCACGGACTCGTTGAGTCGCAGCTGACGGTCCAGCTCAGCCACCGCCGCAGGGGATGCCTGCAGATCGATGACGGCGTAGATGCCCTCGGCCTTCTTGTTGATCTCGAACGAGAGGCGCCGGCGGCCCCATACGTCGAGCTTCTCCACCGAGCCACCCGCGGTGCGGATCACGTTGAGGTACGTGTCCAGCGACGGGGCGACGGTGCGCTCCTCGAGGCTTGGATCGAGGATGACCATGATCTCGTAATGACGCAAGACGTGCTCACCTCCTATGGGCTAACGGCCACGGTCCTTCCGTGGCAGGAGGTCGTGCGTCGTTGCCGGTAACCGGCGGGGGAACCCGTGGTTACACAGACAACCTGACCAGGATACCCGGTGACGTACGGAGACGTTCACCGGGCGTACGGGGTGTTGACAGGCCCCCTTCCCAGCGAAGATCGATGGGAAGGGGGCCTTCCTTGCAGAGCCGCGGGGCGCCCTATCCGCATTCTTTGGGTGGGACCTGGGGAGGAACGACCACACCGATGAGGTTGGATAGGAGGCGCCCCGCGGAGCCTACTGAGTTGTCATCTTACGCCACAACAGTCCGTGTTGCTCGTTGAGCGAGGATAGCCCGAATTGCCCCAACACTGACGCCCAGCACGCAGATCGTGGCGATGAGCGCGAGCAGCCGGGTCAATCCGGCGTCCCGGACCGGTTCGGCCGGCACCATCGGCTGCTCCACCGGACTGGCGGGGCGGGCCGACGGTGCGGCACTCCCCTCCGCCGCGCCGGGCCGCGCGACGGAGGGGGGCCATGGATCAACGTCAGTCGTACGTCCGACCGCCGGCGCCATCGCGACCTGCCCACCCACCGCAGCCGCCAGCGGCGGCGCGCCGGCGAACAACGCGGCCAAAACCACGGTGGCGCGACGGTGTCGGAGCAGCGACGGCACTTCTTCGTCCCTCGGGTCGGCAGCGGTTCCGGACCTGATCCGAGCACCGGACCAGGAGTCTCACCACTGCTAACGACCGGTCCGGCAGGCGGTAACGCAGCCCGCTCCGAGGCACCGCAGCGCGCCAGCCGTCGGCTGCCGCGCTGCCGGCGTGGGCACACGGGACGTAGGCTCGCCCTCATGCGTATCGGAGCCCACGTCGATTCTGCGGACCCGCTGGACGAGGCCACCCTCCGCAAGGCGGACACGGTGCAGTTCTTCCTCGCCGATCCGCAGGGCTGGAAAGCACCGGAACCCAGGGCGGACGCCGACCGGTTACGGGCCGCCGAGGTCGACGTCTACATCCACGCGCCGTACGTGATCAACGTCGCGACGTTGAACAACCGGATCCGGATCCCCAGTCGCAAGCTGCTGGTGGAGCACGCCAACGCGGCGGCGACGGTGGGCGCCCGGGGACTCATCGTGCACGGCGGACATGTGAACAAGGGCGACGACATCGCGAAGGGTTTCGACAACTGGCGGAAGACCTTCGCGTACGCGGCCGAGTCCGGCGGGTTCGCCACCCCGGTGCTGATCGAGAACACCGCCGGTGGCGACAACGCGTGTGCCCGCCGGTTCGACTCGCTCGCCCGGCTCTGGGACGCGGTCGGCGAGTACGGCGTCGGCTTCTGCCTGGACACCTGCCACGCCCACGCCGGTGGTGAGGACCTGCTCGACATCGTGGACCGGGTGAAGGCCATCACCGGCCGGATCGACCTGATCCACGCCAACGATTCCAAGGACGGATTCGACTCCGGCCGCGACCGGCACGACAATCTCGGGCAGGGAAAAATCGATCCCGACCTGGTGGTCGCCGTCATCCGCGCGGCCGGCGCCCCGGTTGTCGTGGAGACACCGGGCGGGGCGGACGGCCAGGGCGCGGACATCGCATACCTGCGCGACCGCGTGGGCCGGTAGGAAAAGCAGGCTGATGACAACGGACCAGTCGAACGCCACCGACGTGCCCGCCGACGCGGCGGCCCAAGCGACCACCGGCACCGACGAGTCGGCCACCAACCCGGCCGGCTCCACCAGCACCGGGTCCGGCCGCGGCAAGCCCACCAACGGGTCGGACGCCACCGGCAAGACCGCCAACGGGTCGGACGCCGCAGGCAGGACCGACCAGCCCGGGACGGCGACCAGGTCCGACGCCACCAACCAGCCGGACCCGAACAGCAAACCCAACACGAACGCCGGGACCGGACGACGCAGCAGGTCGAACGCCGGCAAGCCGGGTCCGGACGCGGACAGCAAGCCGGACGCCGGCAAGCCGGGTCCGGACGCGGACAGCAAGCCGGACGCCGGCAAGCCGGATCCGAAGACCGATCCGGACTCAAGCAGCAAGCCGGGTCCGGAGGCCGGCGCCACCGCGACCAGCAAGCCGGACCCGAGCGACGGGCCCGAGCGCCCCGGTACGACCAGCCCCGCCAAGAAAGGCGACAAGGCTGGCGCAAAGAGCGACACGACGGCTGCCGAACCGACGGTGATCGACCTCGGCGTGATCAAGCCGAACGCTCCGGCACCGGGACCCCGTCCGCCGTGGTGGCGGCGAACCTGGCCGCTGCGCCGGGCGGGCGCCACCGTCGTACAGCTCAAGCCGCCGGCCGAGGCGAGCGCGGCCGATCAGCCCGAGGGCGATCCGGTCGACCGGTGGTCGGCGTTCGCTCCGGCCCCGGAGCCGACACCCGGACGGTTGAGCCGGATCACCCGGGTCCTGGCGCACGAGTGGACCCTGGCCGGCCTGGCCAGCCTGGTGCTCGCCGTTGTACTGACCTGGCCGACGTTGCGCTATCCCGCACACACGATTCCGCAGGACATCTGGGACCCGACCCTCCAGGCCTGGCAGATGTCCTGGTCCGGGCACATTCTGATGACCAACCCGGCGCTGCTCTGGCAGTCGAACGCGTTCTACCCGGAGTCGTGGAGCTTCGCCTTCTCCGACACCCTGCTCGGGTACGCCCCGGCCGGGATGATCGGGCACGGGCCGGTTGCCGCGTTGGTCCGCTACAACATCATCTTCGTGCTGGCCCACGCCCTCGCCACCGTCGGCGCGTACGCCCTCGTTCGTCAGCTCGGGGCGGGTCGGATCGGTGCGGCGGTCGCCGGGGTGGCGTTCGCGTACCCGCCGTGGCTGCTCTCCCAGGCCGGGCACCTGCACATCATCTCCAACGGTGGCATTCCGCTGGCGCTGGCGATGCT of the Micromonospora sp. NBC_01796 genome contains:
- the rpsF gene encoding 30S ribosomal protein S6, with translation MRHYEIMVILDPSLEERTVAPSLDTYLNVIRTAGGSVEKLDVWGRRRLSFEINKKAEGIYAVIDLQASPAAVAELDRQLRLNESVLRTKVIRPETR
- a CDS encoding single-stranded DNA-binding protein, yielding MREELAMAGDTTITVIGNLTDDPELRFTPSGAAVAKFRIASTPRFMDRATNEWKDGDPLFLACTVWRQAAEHVAESLQRGARVIVSGRLRQRSYETREGEKRTVIELEVDEIGPSLRYATAKVQKMSRSGGGGGGFGASGGGGGGGGQQGGGGNFDDPWATAAPSSSPSGSGGGNFDEEPPF
- a CDS encoding deoxyribonuclease IV, which translates into the protein MRIGAHVDSADPLDEATLRKADTVQFFLADPQGWKAPEPRADADRLRAAEVDVYIHAPYVINVATLNNRIRIPSRKLLVEHANAAATVGARGLIVHGGHVNKGDDIAKGFDNWRKTFAYAAESGGFATPVLIENTAGGDNACARRFDSLARLWDAVGEYGVGFCLDTCHAHAGGEDLLDIVDRVKAITGRIDLIHANDSKDGFDSGRDRHDNLGQGKIDPDLVVAVIRAAGAPVVVETPGGADGQGADIAYLRDRVGR
- the rpsR gene encoding 30S ribosomal protein S18, with amino-acid sequence MAKAAALRKPKKKVNPLDKDGITYIDYKDTALLRKFISDRGKIRARRVTGVTSQQQRQIARAVKNAREMALLPYTATAR
- the rplI gene encoding 50S ribosomal protein L9; amino-acid sequence: MKVILTQEVSGLGSPGDVLEVKDGYGRNYLLPQGFAIVWTKGAEKQVSVIKRARSTREIRDLGHATEVAGQLQGLKISLKARAGEGGRLFGSVTPAEVVDAVKAAGGPVLDRRRLELPGHIKSVGAYPVRVKLHPEVTAKFDLNVVQSR